The following are from one region of the Acomys russatus chromosome 32, mAcoRus1.1, whole genome shotgun sequence genome:
- the Ccr4 gene encoding C-C chemokine receptor type 4 yields MNPTDIADTTQDENAYNSYYLYESLPKPCTKVGIKAFGGLFLPPLYSLVFLLGLFGNSVVVLVLFKYKRLKSMTDVYLLNLAISDLLFVLSLPFWGYYAADQWVFGLGLCKIVSWMYLVGFYSGIFFIMLTSIDRYLAIVHAVFSLKARTLTFGVITSLVTWSVAVFASLPGLLFSTCYTEHNHTHCKTKYSANSTTWRVLSSLEINVLGLLIPLGIMLFCYSMIIRTLQHCKNEKKTRAVRMIFAVVVLFLGFWMPYNVVLFLETLVELEVLQDCTLERYLDYALQATETLAFVHCCLNPVIYFFLGEKFRKYIAQLFRTCRGPLALCQYCDFLQISSADTSSSSYTQSTVDRDLRDAL; encoded by the coding sequence ATGAACCCCACAGATATAGCGGACACCACGCAGGACGAAAACGCATACAATAGTTACTACCTGTACGAAAGCTTGCCCAAGCCTTGCACCAAGGTTGGCATCAAGGCCTTTGGgggcctcttcctgcctcctctctacTCCTTGGTCTTTCTGTTGGGTCTGTTTGGAAATTCTGTTGTGGTTCTGGTACTGTTCAAATACAAGAGGCTCAAGTCCATGACCGATGTGTACCTGCTCAACCTGGCCATCTCCGACCTACTGTTCGTACTTTCTCTCCCGTTTTGGGGCTACTATGCTGCCGACCAGTGGGTTTTTGGGCTCGGCCTGTGCAAGATTGTTTCATGGATGTACCTGGTGGGCTTTTACAGCGGCATCTTCTTCATCATGCTCACGAGCATAGACAGGTACCTGGCCATCGTGCATGCAGTGTTTTCCTTGAAAGCCAGGACTCTGACCTTTGGGGTGATCACCAGCTTGGTCACGTGGTCAGTGGCTGTGTTCGCCTCTCTTCCGGGCCTCCTGTTCAGCACCTGCTACACAGAGCACAACCATACGCACTGCAAAACCAAGTACTCAGCCAACTCCACAACCTGGAGAGTCCTCAGCTCCCTGGAGATCAACGTCCTGGGGCTGCTCATCCCCCTGGGGATCATGCTGTTCTGCTATTCCATGATCATCCGGACCCTGCAGCACTGTAAGAACGAGAAGAAGACGAGGGCAGTCAGGATGATCTTCGCGGTGGTGGTCCTCTTCCTCGGCTTCTGGATGCCCTACAACGTGGTGCTTTTCCTGGAGACCCTGGTGGAGCTTGAAGTCCTCCAGGACTGTACCTTGGAGAGGTACCTTGATTATGCCCTCCAGGCCACGGAAACCCTGGCCTTCGTTCACTGCTGCCTCAATCCTGTCATTTACTTCTTCCTCGGCGAGAAGTTCCGCAAGTACATCGCCCAGCTCTTCAGAACATGCCGGGGCCCTCTTGCGCTCTGCCAATACTGTGACTTCCTTCAGATCTCCTCAGCCGACACCTCCAGCTCCTCTTACACGCAGTCCACTGTGGATCGCGACCTCCGCGATGCTTTGTAA